One part of the Vicia villosa cultivar HV-30 ecotype Madison, WI linkage group LG6, Vvil1.0, whole genome shotgun sequence genome encodes these proteins:
- the LOC131609349 gene encoding probable anion transporter 3, chloroplastic, protein MATITNSSTSHDLCSSTRKSLPSASHSLASSPRLSFVSFRKAKLGFESKKLEWKRGRREEWRKWSVKCTAEGIDGGMFVRRKTREDGVVVSSIPERYKVVSLLACVMCLCNADRVVMSVAIVPLAAKHGWSSSFLGIVQSSFLWGYIFSSVIGGALVDRYGGKRVLAWGVMLWSLATLLTPLAANHSTMALLAVRAFFGLAEGVALPSMSTLLSRWFPNTERATAFGISMAGFHIGNVIGLLITPIMLSTIGIFGPFILFSSIGLLWVMTWTYQVTDDPLESNFISRSELRLIQAGKTASPKKSNKFPPLGLILSKLPSWAIIFANATNNWGYFVLLSWMPVYFKSVYNVNLKHAAWFSAVPWATMAISGYLAGTTSDFLINTGYPTTFVRKLMQTIGFIGPAVALIGLNYANTPTIAATLLTAALSLSSFSQAGFMLNIQDIAPQYAGILHGISNSAGTLAAIISTIGTGYFVQWLGSFQAFLTITACLYVVTTVFWNLFATGEQVL, encoded by the exons ATGGCTACTATTACAAACTCATCAACATCTCATGACTTGTGTTCCTCAACAAGAAAATCTTTGCCTTCTGCATCTCATTCATTGGCATCATCACCTCGTTTGAGTTTTGTTAGTTTTAGAAAAGCCAAGTTGGGTTTTGAGTCCAAGAAACTGGAAtggaaaagaggaagaagagaagagtGGAGAAAATGGAGTGTGAAGTGCACTGCAGAAGGAATAGATGGAGGAATGTTTGTGAGAAGAAAAACTAGAGAAGATGGTGTTGTTGTTAGTAGTATTCCAGAGAGGTACAAGGTTGTGTCCTTGTTGGCATGCGTCATGTGTCTTTGTAATGCTGACCGTGTTGTCATGTCAGTGGCTATTGTTCCTCTTGCAGCTAAACATGGTTGGTCCAGTTCTTTTCTAGGCATTGTTCAG TCATCTTTCCTGTGGGGTTACATATTCTCTTCAGTGATTGGTGGAGCTTTGGTGGATAGATATGGAGGAAAAAGGGTACTGGCTTGGGGTGTAATGTTATGGTCTTTGGCAACTCTTCTTACACCTTTAGCAGCAAATCATTCCACAATGGCCTTATTGGCCGTTCGCGCTTTCTTTGGACTAGCCGAAGGTGTAGCTCTTCCATCCATGAGCACTCTCTTATCAAG GTGGTTTCCAAATACTGAGAGAGCTACTGCATTTGGAATTTCAATGGCTGGTTTTCATATTGGCAATGTAATAGGCTTGTTGATAACACCGATTATGTTGTCAACTATCGGAATTTTCGGCCCGTTTATATTATTCTCATCTATTGGTTTACTATGGGTGATGACATGGACATATCAAGTTACAGATGATCCTTTAGAAAGCAATTTCATTAGCAGATCAGAACTCAGATTAATCCAAGCAGGAAAAACCGCTTCTCCGAAAAAGAGTAACAAGTTTCCTCCACTAGGCCTTATTTTATCGAAATTACCATCTTGGGCTATAATATTCGCGAACGCAACTAACAACTGG GGTTACTTTGTTCTCCTATCGTGGATGCCGGTTTATTTCAAAAGC gtttATAATGTGAATTTGAAGCATGCCGCATGGTTTAGTGCAGTTCCATGGGCAACAATGGCAATTTCAGGTTACCTAGCTGGTACTACATCAGATTTCTTAATCAACACCGGATATCCGACAACATTTGTCCGTAAATTGATGCAG ACAATTGGATTTATTGGACCAGCTGTGGCGTTAATCGGCTTGAATTATGCAAATACACCGACAATTGCTGCTACACTCTTGACTGCAGCTTTGAGCTTAAGCTCTTTCAGCCAAGCTGGTTTTATGCTTAACATACAA GATATTGCTCCTCAGTACGCAGGAATTCTACATG GAATATCAAATTCAGCTGGAACTTTAGCAGCTATCATAAGCACGATTGGAACTGGTTATTTTGTTCAATGGCTGGGATCGTTTCAAGCGTTCCTAACTATAACAGCATGTCTTTATGTTGTGACCACCGTTTTTTGGAATCTTTTTGCCACAGGAGAGCAAGTTTTGTGA